In one Brevibacillus composti genomic region, the following are encoded:
- a CDS encoding AroM family protein, whose product MCVKRLGMITIGQAPRPDVAPMIETYLAGRAELVQAGVLDGLSAQEVAERLSPGDGEYVLTSRMASGEAAVMSREKIQPILQEKIRGMEQSGIQTILLLCTGVFPGLAAEKAFLIEPDQVIPPTLAAMTKGKRLGVLLPLEEQKETLKEKYHQHELFPVFAAASPYEEDEGSFRAACAELKEQADIVILDCMGYTEKAREIVSALTGLPVILSNAMMAKLVSEMI is encoded by the coding sequence ATGTGCGTGAAACGCTTGGGGATGATTACAATCGGACAAGCTCCGCGCCCGGACGTGGCCCCGATGATCGAGACGTATCTCGCCGGACGGGCCGAGCTGGTGCAGGCCGGTGTATTGGACGGATTGAGCGCGCAGGAGGTAGCGGAGAGGCTATCCCCCGGAGACGGAGAGTATGTATTGACCTCCCGGATGGCGAGCGGAGAGGCGGCCGTCATGTCGCGGGAAAAAATCCAGCCAATTCTGCAGGAGAAGATCCGGGGGATGGAACAAAGCGGCATCCAGACGATCCTGCTCCTTTGCACAGGAGTTTTTCCGGGTCTGGCCGCAGAAAAAGCATTTTTGATCGAACCGGATCAAGTGATTCCGCCGACGCTGGCGGCGATGACAAAAGGCAAGCGGCTGGGTGTTCTCCTGCCGCTGGAAGAGCAAAAGGAAACGCTGAAAGAAAAGTATCATCAGCATGAACTTTTTCCCGTATTTGCGGCGGCATCGCCGTATGAGGAAGACGAAGGGAGCTTTCGGGCGGCTTGTGCCGAACTGAAGGAACAAGCGGACATCGTCATCCTGGACTGCATGGGCTATACTGAAAAAGCGAGAGAAATCGTCTCGGCGCTGACCGGATTGCCGGTCATCCTATCCAATGCTATGATGGCGAAATTGGTGTCCGAAATGATTTAG
- a CDS encoding DUF1177 domain-containing protein: protein MSLKQTITVFETMDSAYVNGEKIKSLFDGYENVEVTVQTVTGEKGSTDFVKIVIPGSEGKSKGGNAPTFGIIGRLGGIGARPSRIGIVSDADGAVAAVASALKLADMQKQGDVLKGDVIITTHICPDAPTRPHEPVDFMDSPVDILTMNKYEVVPEMEAILSIDTTKGNKVINHKGIAISATIKEGYILRISDDLLRIMEMTSGQLPVTFPVTMQDITPYGNDLYHINSIVQPCVATDAPVVGLAVTAQSAVPGCGTGASHEVDIALAVKYAVEVAKEFTNGTCRFYDAEEFARITSLYGSMKVLQTLGK from the coding sequence ATGTCGTTGAAACAAACCATCACTGTTTTTGAAACGATGGATAGTGCGTATGTAAATGGAGAAAAGATCAAAAGCTTGTTTGACGGTTATGAAAATGTAGAAGTAACGGTCCAGACCGTGACGGGGGAAAAAGGCAGCACCGACTTCGTCAAGATCGTCATCCCCGGCAGCGAAGGGAAATCCAAAGGGGGCAACGCTCCTACCTTTGGCATCATCGGACGATTGGGCGGCATCGGAGCGCGCCCGAGCCGGATCGGGATTGTATCCGACGCGGACGGCGCCGTCGCGGCGGTAGCCAGCGCACTCAAGCTGGCCGACATGCAGAAGCAGGGCGACGTCCTCAAAGGCGATGTGATCATCACCACCCATATCTGCCCGGATGCGCCGACTCGCCCGCATGAACCGGTAGACTTCATGGATTCGCCTGTCGACATCCTGACCATGAACAAGTATGAAGTCGTACCTGAGATGGAAGCCATCCTCTCGATCGACACGACAAAGGGCAACAAAGTGATCAACCACAAAGGAATTGCCATCTCGGCAACGATCAAAGAGGGCTACATCCTGCGAATCAGCGACGATCTCCTGCGAATTATGGAGATGACGAGCGGCCAGCTTCCGGTCACCTTCCCGGTCACGATGCAGGATATCACTCCATACGGAAACGATCTCTACCATATCAACAGCATCGTGCAGCCTTGCGTAGCGACAGATGCGCCTGTCGTCGGGCTGGCGGTTACGGCTCAGTCCGCAGTTCCCGGCTGCGGCACGGGGGCCAGCCATGAGGTCGATATCGCCCTCGCCGTCAAATACGCGGTCGAGGTAGCGAAGGAATTCACCAACGGCACTTGCCGCTTCTACGATGCCGAGGAATTCGCGCGGATCACGTCGCTGTACGGCTCGATGAAAGTGCTGCAGACGCTGGGCAAATAA
- a CDS encoding DUF917 domain-containing protein, which yields MAKIRLDERMMEAAVYGGAVLGGGGGGWIEDGLQIGRLALEVGQPVLVTDDEMAEDDLLVTVSLVGAPAAKDKFLKPMHYVRALELLSEKLKKPISGIHTNENGAGTSVNGWFQAAVTGLPVVDLPCNGRAHPTGTMGALNLHELPGYVSHQAAVGGQGERYVEMSVSSTIEKAASMVRKLSVEAGGLVAVARNPVTVAYARANGAPGGIRQAIAVGEALLANRGEAAIAAVCDTLGGRVVAEGDVRECALETTGGFDVGRIVVGTAEMTFWNEYMTLEIDGNRVATFPDLIMTLDARTARPVVTAEIEKGQAVAVIHVPAEKLILSTTMRNKDLLGPIEDVIGKSILPYL from the coding sequence ATGGCAAAAATCCGCTTGGATGAACGGATGATGGAGGCTGCCGTATACGGCGGGGCTGTGCTCGGCGGAGGCGGAGGCGGCTGGATCGAAGACGGGCTGCAGATCGGGCGGCTAGCTTTGGAGGTCGGCCAGCCTGTGCTGGTGACCGATGACGAAATGGCCGAAGACGATCTGCTCGTTACGGTCTCGCTCGTCGGGGCACCAGCCGCCAAGGATAAATTTCTCAAGCCGATGCACTATGTGCGGGCACTGGAGCTTTTGTCCGAAAAGCTGAAAAAGCCGATCAGCGGCATTCATACCAATGAAAACGGTGCAGGGACCAGCGTAAACGGCTGGTTCCAGGCAGCGGTGACCGGTCTTCCTGTGGTCGATTTGCCGTGCAACGGCCGTGCGCACCCGACCGGGACGATGGGGGCATTAAACCTGCACGAGCTGCCGGGATACGTCTCTCATCAAGCTGCTGTAGGCGGGCAAGGCGAGCGGTATGTGGAGATGAGCGTCTCCTCTACCATCGAAAAGGCAGCCTCGATGGTCAGAAAGCTGTCCGTCGAGGCAGGGGGCCTGGTAGCGGTAGCCCGCAATCCGGTCACGGTCGCCTACGCCAGAGCAAACGGTGCGCCCGGCGGTATCCGCCAGGCCATCGCGGTAGGCGAAGCGCTTTTGGCCAATCGGGGAGAGGCGGCGATCGCGGCTGTCTGCGACACACTGGGCGGACGGGTCGTCGCCGAAGGAGATGTGCGCGAATGCGCGCTGGAAACCACGGGTGGCTTTGATGTGGGCCGAATCGTTGTCGGCACGGCGGAGATGACGTTCTGGAATGAATACATGACGCTGGAGATAGACGGCAATCGGGTGGCTACTTTTCCCGACTTGATCATGACGCTGGATGCCCGCACAGCGCGCCCGGTCGTGACGGCGGAGATTGAAAAAGGACAAGCGGTCGCGGTCATTCATGTGCCAGCCGAAAAATTGATCCTCAGTACCACGATGCGAAACAAGGACTTGCTGGGACCGATCGAAGATGTGATTGGCAAATCGATTTTGCCCTATCTCTAA
- a CDS encoding OPT/YSL family transporter has translation MSSMNGEKTKKEKHPSIFEPFALILNIVTAVIGAVIGMQLVTSLGITPNTAIIGALIAMLIARLPITLFSKYKSVHRQNLVQTSISSATFGAANSLLIPIGIPFVMGKPELIMPMLIGAALAMFVDAALLGIGTASGLLGSWLGVSMSAFGVAFIGNIWALSMFGIGLLLRQYSVPLFGVDVNTVFIPHGFMIGAGVVALIQVTMVIMKGKTKAGGTAKASAAGTAGDDSSETYTTPDKQTTRTLGLGFVAYLIISLILAITGGLITEMSPGMFIGFLIFAAFAAYVHELIVGIAAMHSGWFPAFAVALITLIIGLLIGFPPVALALLVGFSVATGPAFADMGYDLKTGYILRGNGQDKEFELNGRKQQYVTGMIAFGVALITVMFTYQGFFAQGLVPPVDAVYVKTIEAGASPEVAKQLLLWAIPGAILQFVGGPSRQLGVLFATGLLIMNPGAGWAVLAGILIRMIVLKVKGKEAESSMGILAAGFIAGDAIYSFFSSMFKFSQK, from the coding sequence ATGAGCAGCATGAACGGCGAAAAGACAAAAAAGGAAAAACACCCTTCCATTTTTGAGCCTTTTGCGTTGATTCTCAATATTGTTACGGCAGTGATCGGTGCGGTGATCGGGATGCAACTGGTGACCTCGCTCGGCATCACGCCAAACACAGCTATTATCGGGGCATTGATTGCCATGCTTATCGCCCGTTTGCCAATCACCCTTTTTTCCAAGTACAAATCGGTTCATCGTCAAAATCTGGTGCAGACGTCGATCTCTTCCGCGACGTTCGGGGCGGCCAACAGCCTGCTCATCCCGATCGGCATTCCGTTCGTGATGGGAAAGCCCGAGCTGATTATGCCGATGCTGATCGGTGCCGCTCTGGCCATGTTTGTCGATGCGGCCCTGCTCGGCATCGGTACGGCAAGCGGACTGCTCGGCTCCTGGCTCGGCGTCTCCATGTCCGCCTTCGGGGTGGCGTTCATCGGGAATATCTGGGCGTTGTCCATGTTTGGGATCGGTCTGTTGCTTCGTCAATATTCGGTGCCGCTGTTCGGTGTGGATGTGAACACCGTCTTTATCCCGCACGGCTTCATGATCGGGGCCGGTGTCGTCGCACTGATTCAGGTCACGATGGTCATTATGAAAGGAAAAACCAAAGCGGGCGGGACTGCGAAAGCGTCTGCGGCAGGTACGGCTGGCGACGATTCTTCCGAAACGTATACCACGCCGGACAAGCAGACCACTCGCACGTTGGGTCTCGGTTTTGTCGCCTACTTGATTATTTCGTTGATCCTCGCGATCACGGGCGGACTGATCACCGAAATGTCGCCGGGCATGTTTATCGGCTTTTTGATCTTCGCCGCTTTTGCCGCTTATGTCCATGAGCTGATCGTCGGGATCGCCGCGATGCACTCGGGCTGGTTCCCTGCCTTTGCGGTGGCCCTGATCACGCTGATCATCGGCCTGTTGATCGGCTTTCCGCCGGTCGCGCTGGCCCTGCTGGTCGGTTTTAGCGTGGCGACAGGCCCTGCTTTTGCCGACATGGGCTACGATCTCAAGACGGGGTATATTCTCCGCGGCAACGGGCAGGACAAGGAATTTGAACTGAACGGCCGCAAACAGCAGTACGTCACCGGGATGATTGCCTTTGGCGTGGCGCTGATCACGGTGATGTTCACGTACCAGGGCTTCTTTGCCCAGGGTCTGGTGCCGCCGGTAGACGCGGTATATGTGAAGACGATCGAAGCGGGCGCTTCGCCGGAAGTAGCCAAACAACTGCTGCTGTGGGCCATTCCCGGTGCCATCCTGCAATTTGTGGGCGGACCCAGCCGCCAGCTGGGCGTCCTGTTTGCCACCGGTCTGTTGATTATGAATCCGGGTGCCGGTTGGGCGGTTCTGGCCGGTATTCTGATCCGAATGATCGTTCTGAAGGTAAAAGGCAAAGAGGCGGAGAGTTCGATGGGCATTCTCGCGGCCGGTTTTATTGCCGGGGATGCAATTTACAGCTTCTTTAGCTCCATGTTTAAATTCAGCCAGAAATAG
- a CDS encoding IclR family transcriptional regulator has protein sequence MLKTLDNALDLLTYFTREKRQWGVRELAKEMHVSHTVVYRIHATYERYGFVRQEAKTKKYELGFAFLEYGSILRDNLDMTQLIYPVMKKTADATRESVFLTWLDGTEGICLEIAESQQAVKYAFSVGTRTLLYAGASNKVIMAYLPPDVQTAIIGKGLLAKTAHTIQSEERLLDDLSRIREQGWAYSVSEYTDNVFGIAVPLFASDGKVTASLTIAGPDYRMPAEKVPHALEVLQAAKEEIQTYLQRIL, from the coding sequence ATGCTAAAGACGCTGGATAACGCACTGGATCTGCTCACGTATTTTACCAGGGAAAAACGGCAATGGGGCGTTCGTGAACTGGCCAAAGAGATGCATGTGAGTCATACCGTCGTGTACCGGATTCACGCCACGTACGAGCGCTACGGATTTGTCAGACAGGAAGCCAAAACGAAAAAGTACGAGCTGGGCTTCGCCTTTTTGGAGTACGGTTCCATTCTCCGGGACAATCTGGATATGACCCAGTTGATTTACCCGGTGATGAAAAAGACCGCCGATGCGACCCGCGAATCTGTCTTCTTAACCTGGCTGGATGGCACGGAGGGCATCTGCCTGGAGATCGCCGAGAGTCAGCAAGCGGTCAAATACGCATTTTCGGTCGGTACCCGGACGCTGCTGTACGCGGGTGCCTCGAACAAGGTGATCATGGCCTATCTGCCGCCGGATGTACAGACTGCCATCATCGGGAAAGGCTTGCTTGCCAAAACGGCGCATACCATCCAAAGCGAGGAACGGCTGCTGGACGACCTGTCCCGGATCAGAGAGCAAGGCTGGGCGTACTCCGTCAGCGAGTATACGGACAATGTGTTCGGAATCGCCGTGCCTTTGTTTGCCTCGGACGGGAAAGTAACGGCTTCGCTGACCATAGCGGGTCCGGATTACCGGATGCCCGCTGAAAAAGTGCCGCATGCACTCGAGGTGCTGCAGGCGGCAAAAGAAGAGATACAGACGTATCTGCAACGCATTCTTTAA
- a CDS encoding PucR family transcriptional regulator yields the protein MCLEQAVTILAIEYTIRQSLQLQREREQESFLVELLSGTAGQEELLRHRARQVGMPHGARRYVVMLELAEEELPPQQKEERLLKLLEEINRGENQSRKGVLIHEKIAVICSTSTQDVAEQREEAVGDLEELTGWGGEKEGASWRCGIGCLRERLEDLPDSYREAKRALRIGRLMRPGQPVVHFEDILVEDLLEEAADHPSLASMSRMFIEPLVAYDREYGTELLTTLASFLRSGGQTKKVGEELFIHRNSVLYRLERVEEVLGVDLHDAETRFRLDLAMRAWKLRELAEDTDRL from the coding sequence ATGTGTCTGGAGCAGGCGGTGACGATTCTCGCCATCGAATATACGATCCGGCAATCTCTGCAGCTTCAGCGCGAACGCGAGCAGGAATCTTTTCTCGTCGAGCTTTTGTCGGGGACGGCAGGGCAGGAGGAGCTGTTGCGCCACCGGGCCAGGCAAGTGGGCATGCCGCATGGCGCACGCCGGTATGTGGTCATGCTGGAGCTGGCGGAGGAGGAGCTCCCGCCACAGCAGAAGGAAGAGCGGCTATTAAAACTGCTGGAGGAGATCAACCGCGGCGAGAATCAAAGCAGAAAAGGCGTCCTGATCCACGAGAAAATCGCGGTCATCTGCAGCACCTCCACGCAGGATGTGGCGGAGCAAAGAGAAGAGGCGGTCGGGGATCTGGAAGAGCTGACCGGCTGGGGCGGCGAAAAGGAGGGGGCAAGCTGGCGCTGCGGCATCGGCTGCCTCCGGGAGCGTCTCGAAGATCTGCCGGACAGCTACCGCGAAGCAAAGCGGGCCCTGCGAATCGGCCGCCTCATGCGTCCGGGTCAGCCGGTGGTCCATTTTGAAGACATCCTGGTGGAGGATCTCTTGGAGGAGGCAGCCGACCACCCGTCTCTGGCCTCCATGTCCCGGATGTTTATCGAGCCGCTTGTCGCCTATGACCGGGAATACGGGACGGAGCTGTTAACCACGCTCGCATCCTTTTTGCGTTCAGGCGGGCAAACCAAAAAGGTGGGCGAGGAGCTGTTTATCCACCGCAACTCGGTCTTGTACCGCCTGGAGAGAGTGGAGGAAGTTCTCGGCGTCGATCTCCATGATGCGGAAACAAGATTTCGTCTCGATTTGGCGATGAGAGCATGGAAGCTGAGAGAGCTGGCGGAGGATACGGACCGTTTGTGA
- a CDS encoding PucR family transcriptional regulator ligand-binding domain-containing protein, with translation MGKEPFTVEQLLQLSAFQGATIIAGIEGLKNEIYYVDSMEIPDLTGWLRPNELIISTGYSFRHEPYLLCRLLDEMHRVKGAAIAIKTKRFLQEIPEEALRKSDRYRIPLIDIPAEIPSIDLTHSVMENILNRQVTVMKGVQEVSQQFTQLVLNRRSQSWSCCWGSCSTAMWPCSIWTETWRAARPAFCRNRSRRGGAFRSITGSSVIWR, from the coding sequence GTGGGCAAAGAACCGTTTACGGTCGAACAGTTATTGCAGCTGTCCGCTTTTCAGGGGGCAACCATTATCGCCGGCATCGAGGGGCTGAAAAATGAAATCTACTATGTCGACAGCATGGAGATACCGGATCTGACGGGCTGGCTCCGCCCCAATGAGCTGATCATCTCGACCGGCTACTCGTTTCGCCATGAACCTTATCTCCTATGCCGCCTCCTGGACGAGATGCACCGGGTCAAAGGAGCGGCCATTGCGATCAAGACCAAGCGTTTTTTGCAGGAAATCCCGGAGGAGGCCCTGCGAAAAAGTGACCGGTACCGCATCCCGCTGATCGACATTCCGGCAGAAATTCCTTCCATCGACCTCACGCATTCGGTCATGGAAAACATCCTGAACCGGCAGGTCACGGTCATGAAGGGGGTACAAGAGGTCAGCCAGCAGTTTACCCAGCTGGTGCTGAACCGGAGGAGCCAGAGCTGGTCGTGCTGCTGGGGCAGCTGCTCCACTGCGATGTGGCCGTGCTCAATCTGGACGGAGACGTGGAGAGCAGCACGCCCCGCTTTTTGCCGGAATCGATCAAGGAGAGGCGGAGCATTCAGGTCAATAACCGGGTCGTCGGTTATCTGGCGGTGA
- a CDS encoding LysR family transcriptional regulator, producing the protein MDQSLLVFVTVAEKGSFSRAAEQLHMTQPAVSQQIQALERGLGTRLLERNNKYVRLNKAGEIVYHHAKEILGLHGRMRDLVNDLLHTPSGNLVIGASYTFGEYVLPHVIARMRERYPLIRPSISIHNTKEIVELVQNRQLDVGIVEGECRDDKLSIEPFADDEMQIIASPAHRLAGRDSAAIPELEEETWIVREEGSGTREAADKMFDRLAFRPESLMEFGSTQIIKESVEAGLGVSLLSTWAIRKELKLGTLTIIRHPEMPIRRKFSLVTQANPFRTKALEIFLELVRHDEVVTTGAGESE; encoded by the coding sequence ATGGATCAGTCTTTGCTTGTCTTTGTCACCGTCGCAGAAAAAGGCAGCTTTTCCCGTGCAGCGGAGCAGCTTCACATGACGCAGCCGGCGGTAAGCCAGCAGATCCAGGCGTTGGAACGAGGGCTCGGCACCCGTCTGCTGGAGCGGAACAATAAATACGTTCGCCTGAACAAGGCGGGAGAGATCGTCTACCATCATGCCAAAGAAATCCTGGGGCTGCACGGGCGCATGCGAGATCTGGTCAATGATCTTCTGCATACCCCAAGCGGCAATCTGGTGATCGGGGCCAGCTATACGTTCGGAGAGTACGTACTGCCCCACGTGATTGCCCGCATGCGCGAGCGCTATCCCCTGATCCGGCCCAGCATCTCGATCCACAATACGAAGGAGATCGTCGAGCTGGTCCAAAACCGTCAGCTGGACGTGGGGATCGTCGAGGGGGAATGCCGGGACGACAAGCTGAGTATCGAGCCGTTTGCGGATGATGAGATGCAGATCATCGCCTCTCCGGCTCATCGGCTGGCCGGGCGGGATTCGGCGGCGATCCCGGAGCTGGAGGAGGAGACGTGGATTGTCCGGGAAGAAGGGTCGGGAACCCGGGAAGCGGCAGACAAGATGTTTGACAGGCTCGCCTTCCGTCCGGAGAGCTTGATGGAATTCGGCAGCACACAGATCATCAAAGAATCGGTGGAGGCGGGCCTGGGCGTAAGTCTGCTGTCTACCTGGGCGATCCGCAAAGAGCTGAAGCTGGGCACACTGACCATCATCAGGCACCCGGAGATGCCCATCCGGCGGAAGTTTTCACTGGTTACCCAGGCAAATCCGTTCCGCACCAAAGCGCTCGAGATCTTTTTGGAGCTGGTGCGTCATGATGAGGTCGTCACGACCGGAGCGGGAGAGTCGGAATAA
- a CDS encoding YeiH family protein encodes MRTPWKQPAGERPQDAVAAALPAKAGQTPSSRHWLLGVGFTFVVAILGYALAQIPGFDRVGQLACAILIAIAYRQIWGYPESIRSGIQFSAKRLLRLAIILYGLKLNINVVLHEGLGLLLYDAGVIVFAIGLTLLIAKSLKADMSLSMLLGVGTGVCGAAAIAAVSPIIKAKDEDTAIGVGIIALVGTVFAVAYTLVRPLLPLSPLEYGTWSGVSLHEIAHVALAAAPAGDDGLAIGLLAKLGRVLLLVPLCFLLMVWMKKTGKVEGAAKIEFPWFLIGFIAMSVIGSYVLGGLIPVSDSFHSSVASLTTFVLTMAMVGLGLNVNLRDMRTKAAKPLIAMAVTSVLLSGLTFLLAIV; translated from the coding sequence ATGCGAACACCATGGAAACAGCCGGCAGGAGAGCGGCCGCAGGACGCCGTCGCCGCTGCGCTTCCTGCCAAAGCAGGCCAAACCCCGTCCTCCCGCCATTGGCTCCTGGGCGTCGGGTTTACCTTTGTCGTCGCGATCCTCGGCTACGCACTGGCGCAAATTCCCGGCTTTGACCGGGTAGGACAGCTGGCCTGTGCGATTCTGATCGCCATCGCCTACCGTCAAATCTGGGGGTACCCGGAATCGATTCGCTCCGGCATTCAGTTTTCCGCCAAGCGCCTGCTGCGTTTGGCGATTATTCTCTACGGCCTCAAGCTGAATATCAACGTCGTTTTGCATGAGGGGCTGGGGCTATTGCTCTACGATGCGGGCGTAATCGTCTTTGCCATCGGCCTTACTTTGCTGATTGCCAAGAGCCTTAAAGCCGATATGTCCTTATCGATGCTGCTCGGCGTCGGGACCGGGGTCTGCGGAGCTGCCGCCATCGCCGCCGTCTCGCCGATTATTAAGGCGAAGGATGAAGACACGGCCATCGGCGTCGGAATCATCGCACTGGTGGGCACGGTTTTTGCCGTCGCCTATACCCTCGTAAGACCGCTCTTGCCGCTGTCGCCTCTCGAATACGGCACCTGGTCCGGGGTGAGTCTTCACGAAATCGCGCATGTCGCGCTGGCAGCCGCTCCCGCAGGAGATGACGGGCTGGCGATCGGTTTGCTGGCCAAATTGGGACGCGTCCTGCTTTTGGTTCCGCTCTGTTTTCTCCTGATGGTCTGGATGAAAAAAACCGGCAAGGTGGAGGGCGCAGCCAAAATTGAATTTCCCTGGTTTTTGATCGGCTTCATCGCGATGAGTGTGATCGGCAGCTACGTGCTGGGCGGTCTCATCCCCGTCTCCGACAGCTTCCACAGTTCAGTCGCCAGCTTGACCACCTTTGTCCTGACGATGGCGATGGTCGGCCTCGGGCTCAACGTAAACCTGCGCGACATGCGCACCAAGGCCGCGAAGCCGCTGATCGCGATGGCCGTCACCTCTGTCCTGCTGTCGGGTCTGACGTTCCTGCTCGCAATCGTATAA
- a CDS encoding ABC transporter ATP-binding protein, whose translation MLTLERITGGYTAARPAIHDISFTVQAGEIVGLIGLNGAGKSTILKHVLGFLQPTSGSISFATDKEPLIAYVPETPELYEELTLWEHLQFMAHAYQLEDQQFEERARQLLDLFRLTARADHFPGSFSKGMRQKVMILCAFLVKPDVLVVDEPFVGLDPLATETLLDQLTALKKEGTAILLSTHVLALAETYVDRFVVVHEGKIALHGTLAQMQSQAQLPQASLDQLFLACVRGVRP comes from the coding sequence ATGCTTACACTGGAGCGGATTACGGGCGGCTACACGGCTGCCAGGCCCGCCATTCACGATATATCTTTTACCGTTCAGGCCGGCGAAATCGTCGGCTTGATCGGTCTCAACGGTGCAGGAAAAAGCACCATCTTAAAGCATGTTCTCGGCTTTTTGCAGCCGACATCCGGCTCGATCTCCTTCGCCACGGATAAGGAGCCGCTGATCGCTTACGTACCGGAGACCCCGGAGCTGTATGAGGAGCTGACCCTCTGGGAGCATCTGCAGTTCATGGCCCATGCCTACCAGCTGGAGGACCAGCAATTTGAGGAGCGTGCCCGGCAGCTCCTGGATTTGTTTCGGCTGACAGCCAGAGCGGATCACTTTCCCGGCTCTTTTTCCAAGGGCATGCGGCAAAAAGTGATGATCCTCTGTGCCTTTCTCGTCAAACCGGATGTGCTGGTCGTCGACGAGCCTTTTGTCGGCCTCGACCCGCTGGCGACCGAGACGCTGCTTGACCAGCTGACCGCACTGAAAAAAGAAGGGACCGCGATTTTGCTGTCCACGCATGTACTGGCCTTGGCCGAAACCTATGTCGATCGCTTTGTCGTCGTACACGAAGGGAAGATCGCCCTCCACGGCACCCTCGCCCAGATGCAGAGCCAGGCCCAGCTTCCCCAGGCTTCTCTGGACCAGCTTTTCCTGGCTTGCGTGCGAGGTGTGCGGCCATGA
- a CDS encoding ABC transporter permease: MTVDRLFAARLQAAWHTGMGWAKRAVSGSNSLGLVVLYFLAAYLYTQTAESLAPRLWTQLAAALLTAAVVAPAAVRTFLRNADLALLAPSPYPMAAYLRTAFFYSLLVQAAGMLLLAVIVRPVYEATAKAPGSWLVLAACLIFLKAWSLDLHWRHLRLHRGSLMPLLIRWAVISLFLFGFWTGSLISLGSALLAMAILTGEAAVHAARYHLPWPVLMEKENKRIDLYYSILNMFIDVPHKRKKIRGRSWAVRLFDKLTGAKQNAYLFLLVRHVLRTGETFSIYLRLSAVTWVILAWAQSHLLLYTLCLASLAAAGKQVTQHMRTIVHPPAIRLLPISPGQRQKAARRLCLSLLWLLTAGIAAILFSKTAPLPDKLALTAICLIWSVLLTHFYLRGKPALSTNRIPLKR, encoded by the coding sequence ATGACGGTTGATCGGCTATTTGCCGCCCGTTTGCAGGCGGCCTGGCATACAGGCATGGGCTGGGCCAAGCGGGCCGTCTCCGGCAGCAATTCGCTGGGGCTGGTCGTGCTTTATTTTTTGGCCGCCTATCTGTATACCCAAACGGCGGAGTCTCTCGCCCCCCGTCTGTGGACACAGCTGGCGGCTGCTCTGTTGACGGCTGCGGTCGTGGCGCCTGCGGCCGTCCGGACTTTCCTGCGCAATGCCGACCTGGCCTTGCTGGCCCCTTCTCCCTATCCGATGGCGGCCTATTTGCGCACTGCCTTTTTCTATAGTCTGCTGGTACAAGCGGCCGGCATGCTGCTGCTCGCAGTGATCGTCCGCCCGGTCTACGAGGCGACGGCCAAGGCTCCCGGCTCGTGGCTGGTGCTGGCTGCTTGCCTGATTTTTTTGAAAGCCTGGAGTCTGGATTTGCACTGGCGGCACCTGCGCCTTCATCGCGGCTCGCTGATGCCGCTGCTCATCCGCTGGGCGGTCATTTCACTGTTCCTGTTCGGCTTTTGGACCGGCAGCCTGATTTCCCTGGGAAGCGCCCTTTTGGCCATGGCGATCCTGACGGGAGAGGCGGCCGTGCATGCTGCGCGCTATCATCTGCCCTGGCCGGTCCTGATGGAGAAGGAAAACAAGCGGATTGACCTTTACTACAGCATCCTGAACATGTTCATCGACGTTCCTCACAAGCGCAAAAAGATTCGCGGCAGAAGCTGGGCCGTCCGCCTTTTCGATAAGCTGACAGGTGCCAAACAGAATGCCTACCTCTTCCTTCTCGTTCGCCATGTGCTGCGGACGGGCGAGACGTTTTCCATCTACCTGCGGCTGTCCGCAGTGACCTGGGTGATCCTGGCCTGGGCCCAGTCACACCTGCTCCTGTATACGCTCTGCCTGGCCAGTCTGGCTGCCGCCGGCAAACAGGTGACCCAGCATATGCGCACCATTGTCCATCCGCCGGCGATTCGCCTCTTGCCGATCTCGCCCGGCCAAAGACAAAAAGCAGCGAGGCGCCTGTGTCTCTCGCTGTTGTGGCTTTTGACGGCGGGCATTGCCGCCATCCTGTTCAGCAAAACGGCACCGCTCCCCGATAAACTGGCCCTCACGGCGATCTGCCTGATCTGGTCGGTGCTGCTGACCCATTTCTATTTACGCGGAAAGCCCGCGCTGTCTACAAATCGTATCCCTCTAAAACGCTGA